One Pseudomonas muyukensis DNA segment encodes these proteins:
- a CDS encoding enoyl-CoA hydratase/isomerase family protein produces the protein MSIHCEVLTGADGARLGIATLDAPKTLNALTLPMIEMLDEQLHAWADDPGIVCVLLRGNGPWAFCAGGDVRALVQACREHPGSVPPLAAAFFASEYRLDHRLHSFPKPLLCWGHGHVLGGGMGLLQGAAVRIVTPSSRLAMPEISIGLYPDVGAGWFLARLPGKLGLFLGLTGAPLNARDALDLGLADRFLGEHQQDALIEELRQLNWQEQTALQLNSLLKAEQHRAWAELPEGQWLARRVQIDALLDVADPVAAWRALAGLTRHADPLLAAAGQRLHAGCPLTAHLVWEQIRRARQLSLAQVLQMEYGMSLNCCRYPEFSEGVRARLLDKDDTPHWHWPDVAQVPAAVVEAHFANVWEGRHPLAELG, from the coding sequence ATGTCCATTCACTGCGAGGTACTCACGGGGGCCGACGGCGCCCGTCTTGGCATCGCCACCCTGGATGCGCCGAAGACGCTCAACGCCCTGACCCTGCCGATGATCGAGATGCTCGACGAGCAATTGCATGCCTGGGCCGACGACCCCGGCATCGTCTGCGTGCTGCTGCGCGGCAACGGGCCCTGGGCGTTTTGCGCCGGGGGCGATGTGCGGGCGCTGGTGCAGGCCTGCCGTGAGCACCCCGGCAGCGTGCCGCCGCTGGCGGCCGCGTTTTTCGCCAGCGAGTACCGCCTGGACCATCGCCTGCATAGCTTCCCCAAGCCGTTGCTGTGCTGGGGCCACGGCCATGTGCTGGGCGGCGGCATGGGCCTGTTGCAGGGCGCCGCGGTACGCATCGTCACGCCCAGCAGCCGCCTGGCCATGCCCGAGATCAGCATCGGCCTGTACCCGGATGTCGGTGCCGGTTGGTTCCTCGCCCGCCTGCCCGGCAAGCTTGGCCTGTTCCTGGGGCTGACCGGCGCCCCGCTCAATGCCCGCGACGCCCTGGACCTGGGCCTGGCCGACCGTTTTCTTGGCGAACACCAGCAGGACGCCTTGATCGAGGAACTGCGGCAGTTGAACTGGCAGGAGCAAACCGCCCTGCAGCTCAACAGCCTGCTCAAGGCCGAGCAGCACCGCGCCTGGGCCGAGCTGCCCGAAGGCCAGTGGCTGGCCCGCCGCGTCCAGATCGATGCCTTGCTCGATGTCGCCGACCCGGTGGCGGCCTGGCGTGCCCTGGCCGGTTTGACGCGGCATGCCGACCCGCTATTGGCGGCTGCCGGGCAGCGCTTGCACGCAGGTTGCCCGCTGACCGCGCACCTGGTGTGGGAGCAGATTCGCCGGGCTCGGCAGCTGTCGCTGGCGCAGGTGTTGCAGATGGAATATGGCATGAGCCTGAACTGCTGCCGTTATCCGGAGTTCAGCGAGGGCGTGCGGGCGCGCTTGCTGGACAAGGACGACACCCCGCACTGGCATTGGCCGGATGTGGCACAAGTGCCAGCGGCGGTGGTGGAGGCGCATTTTGCCAATGTGTGGGAAGGCCGGCATCCACTGGCGGAGCTGGGCTGA
- a CDS encoding cysteine-rich CWC family protein — MPDPRLCPACGAPNQCGLADPRSAAQGCWCFSVSIDPAIIQALPAHLRDQACLCPRCAQVDAQLKADSPPPIR, encoded by the coding sequence ATGCCCGACCCTCGCCTTTGCCCCGCCTGCGGCGCCCCCAACCAGTGCGGCCTGGCCGACCCTCGCAGCGCCGCCCAGGGTTGCTGGTGCTTCAGCGTGAGCATCGACCCGGCAATCATCCAGGCCCTGCCTGCCCATTTGCGCGACCAAGCCTGCCTGTGCCCGCGCTGCGCGCAGGTGGACGCGCAGCTCAAGGCGGACTCGCCACCGCCGATCCGCTAG